From the unidentified bacterial endosymbiont genome, one window contains:
- a CDS encoding PAAR domain-containing protein yields the protein MQGIIRLGDKTTHGGAVLSCSTTMLFGDIGVARKGDRVSCPEHGDTTIVEGNPNYRDRGVPVAFHGHKCGCGCTLISSLPNALVG from the coding sequence ATGCAAGGAATTATTCGTCTCGGTGACAAAACCACACACGGTGGTGCCGTATTGTCCTGCTCAACGACCATGCTCTTTGGTGATATTGGCGTGGCCCGTAAAGGTGATCGTGTTTCCTGCCCTGAGCATGGTGATACCACTATTGTCGAAGGTAACCCAAATTATCGCGATCGCGGTGTTCCTGTGGCATTCCATGGCCACAAGTGCGGTTGTGGCTGCACGCTTATCAGCTCACTGCCCAATGCTCTGGTGGGGTAA
- a CDS encoding pesticin C-terminus-like muramidase, with protein MKICFPARKANGEQYATVDDMMQPLCQEPHGSWLAGTNNMWHGGIHIISKSAPGSVLTNETADTAVPLQFMAGGEVVAWRINQDYLTGKYINSPLQYSSTFVLVKSTCTPDPEKKDNSLDFYSLFIGLAPLSAFPEHKLYQVTDKGDGLSQREYTGKEKDGDKAPVVKNKLKTGDSVIVLREITFDLKGQTQTFGLARMLNSKSEMTGGAFWVSLDPQFVTPVGEQRAHLPAWMQQAVTQGTFDTVVKPATKMEVAAGDAVGYLAEDIAPCDLHGVEKSAFVHVEVLSTDSRMIDFLSNKAQVKSGPKYVHIHPESSVYARSGDTFTQTKGKVKKDIHKIMPQDKCHPFTDSSGKRWFDIGDGAWVSDADVDADICQYDLDKLGFKAFEEPSTSDMTKSLREGWIKDGFTRIAEWVRPERGIREKQVSDYYKALLRKIDSDNSGDLSGEELRQAVNYAELDVRDIAARMVVRHDSEWFGGSSHHRWRTFLKQMDPLCISYVRKWFDDMEWMSKVDGFSSGKSVWHMHPVVFLNAIAEKYGDTIDFNTTLGVYRISKKSAEFILSWEAYAPKPYVPGGDQSSGVTVGYGYDLGQQTTSSARELLSAYYSNAQVERLLTAIGKKGDNARAIVHGLADITITKDKALDMAMVLKQRYCQKVVDAYPQAINLPPDSAGAMLSLIYNRGPSLALPKPNDPIDSRREMREIRDDFAQGNEIKIPSRLRSMKRLWSNQRGLIRRREGEAQLIENELGKGD; from the coding sequence ATGAAAATCTGTTTCCCTGCCCGTAAAGCGAATGGCGAGCAGTACGCCACTGTGGATGACATGATGCAGCCGCTCTGTCAGGAGCCACACGGCTCCTGGCTGGCCGGAACGAATAACATGTGGCACGGCGGGATCCACATCATCAGTAAGAGCGCCCCGGGTTCTGTGCTGACAAACGAGACGGCAGACACGGCGGTGCCGCTTCAGTTTATGGCGGGCGGCGAAGTGGTGGCCTGGCGCATTAATCAGGACTATCTGACCGGTAAATACATCAATAGCCCGCTGCAGTATTCCAGTACCTTTGTACTGGTCAAATCGACCTGTACCCCCGATCCCGAAAAAAAGGACAACAGCCTCGATTTTTACTCGCTGTTTATCGGGCTTGCTCCGCTGTCTGCTTTTCCAGAGCACAAGCTGTATCAGGTTACTGACAAGGGCGACGGGCTGAGTCAGCGTGAATATACCGGCAAAGAAAAAGACGGAGATAAGGCTCCGGTTGTGAAGAATAAGCTGAAAACGGGCGACAGCGTCATTGTGCTGCGTGAGATCACCTTCGACCTGAAGGGACAGACGCAGACGTTCGGGCTTGCCCGAATGCTGAACAGCAAATCCGAAATGACCGGCGGGGCGTTCTGGGTGTCGCTTGACCCGCAATTTGTGACCCCCGTGGGTGAGCAGAGGGCACACCTGCCGGCCTGGATGCAGCAGGCGGTTACGCAGGGGACGTTTGATACCGTCGTTAAACCGGCAACCAAAATGGAGGTTGCAGCAGGTGATGCCGTGGGTTATCTGGCGGAAGATATTGCCCCCTGCGACTTACACGGTGTGGAGAAAAGTGCGTTCGTTCATGTTGAAGTACTCAGCACCGACAGCCGGATGATCGATTTTCTGAGCAATAAGGCACAGGTGAAGAGCGGCCCGAAATATGTTCATATCCACCCTGAGAGTTCTGTCTATGCCCGTTCAGGCGATACCTTCACCCAAACCAAGGGGAAGGTGAAGAAAGATATTCACAAAATTATGCCGCAGGACAAATGCCATCCGTTCACCGACAGCAGCGGTAAGCGCTGGTTTGATATCGGGGACGGTGCCTGGGTCAGTGATGCTGATGTGGATGCGGATATCTGCCAGTACGACCTGGATAAACTGGGCTTTAAAGCCTTTGAAGAACCTTCCACATCCGATATGACGAAATCCCTGCGTGAGGGATGGATCAAGGACGGGTTCACCAGAATTGCTGAGTGGGTACGCCCTGAACGCGGTATCCGGGAAAAACAGGTCTCTGACTATTACAAAGCCCTGCTGAGAAAAATAGACAGCGATAACAGTGGTGACCTTTCCGGTGAAGAGCTGCGTCAGGCGGTTAATTACGCGGAGCTGGATGTCAGGGATATCGCGGCGCGAATGGTGGTCAGACACGACAGTGAATGGTTTGGTGGCAGCAGCCATCACCGCTGGAGAACGTTTTTAAAGCAGATGGATCCGCTGTGCATCAGCTATGTCAGAAAGTGGTTTGATGACATGGAATGGATGAGCAAGGTGGACGGATTCAGCAGTGGTAAGTCTGTCTGGCATATGCATCCGGTGGTATTTTTAAATGCAATTGCTGAAAAATATGGTGATACTATTGATTTTAATACAACTTTAGGTGTGTATCGGATATCAAAAAAATCAGCCGAATTCATTTTATCTTGGGAAGCATATGCTCCCAAACCCTATGTTCCTGGTGGGGATCAGTCAAGCGGAGTGACTGTCGGATATGGTTATGATTTAGGGCAACAGACGACATCATCAGCTCGCGAATTATTAAGTGCTTATTACTCAAATGCACAAGTTGAAAGATTGCTGACCGCAATCGGGAAAAAAGGTGATAATGCCAGAGCAATCGTTCATGGACTGGCAGATATAACCATAACTAAAGACAAAGCTTTAGATATGGCAATGGTTCTAAAGCAAAGGTATTGTCAGAAAGTTGTGGATGCTTATCCACAGGCCATTAATCTACCACCGGATAGCGCGGGAGCAATGCTATCACTAATTTACAATCGTGGGCCATCATTAGCACTTCCTAAACCAAATGATCCAATAGATAGCCGACGAGAAATGAGAGAGATTCGAGATGACTTCGCTCAAGGAAATGAAATTAAAATCCCGAGCCGCCTACGAAGTATGAAGCGCTTATGGTCAAATCAGCGAGGTTTGATAAGACGCCGTGAAGGCGAAGCCCAGTTGATCGAGAACGAGTTAGGTAAAGGTGATTAA
- a CDS encoding type VI secretion system Vgr family protein, whose translation MMESIASLAQKKIDEALGLSRYRVDVHDCPHFLDVLRFRATETLSQPWRYDVTVTCAANIAGSELMLKPASFTFQTPLYEGTPAVPVRTVYGVVDDFRRISVSGDEITYALRLVPRIALMQHTERCAVYLNQSVPEVVEQILRSHGLEGADFEFRLSQAYPVRELITQWRETDLAFVQRLLAEVGIFWRFEMDGRIEQDVVIFQDSQMQYQFGVKLPIIPPSRTSDNGQESVWNIQPKDHVVTGSVATRDYNYRDALTPQDSSVTVRREGGATIGEVYHYAEPFLSEGDTETPEGGAWFARLRHERYLNAQQIVTGRASSPVLTPGEVLEPQGSGLPDSLKDGIVITGIRTSGARDKGFQLRFTGIPYSETVCYRPALLNRPVMAGSLPARVESDEKHDTYAYLDNQGRYRVRLDFDRNSTEQGYAYLWLRMAKPYAGDTYGFHSPLLDGTEVSVMFDGGDPDRPYIAHAQHDAEHPDHVTRDNHTRNIWRTAGDNKFRLEDKRQEEHFKLATPFGKTQLNGGHVVDSAREPRGTGFELRTDEYGTLRAGRGMFLSADAQPAAQGKMLDMAPAIERLNQSAAEMNRLNLLAQQAQALTCDLESQNSLLENRLKDLQSAALLGSAPQGVAFTSGEHLQMTSKLNTILNAGQHLDMGAMKNITLAASKSVGLFAHQSGAKMIANQGDVEIRAEASSMEMTSELLFTISSNKDELLISAPKLRLNGGGSSITLDNGGILEVTPGDYLVKSAHYRSPMAGGSMDITPPRFSQTNASVTPPKTRNIPSR comes from the coding sequence ATGATGGAAAGCATTGCCAGCCTGGCACAGAAGAAAATCGATGAAGCTCTGGGGTTGTCCCGCTATCGCGTGGACGTCCATGACTGCCCGCATTTTCTCGATGTCCTGCGCTTTCGTGCCACTGAAACCCTGAGCCAGCCGTGGCGTTACGATGTCACCGTCACCTGTGCGGCGAACATTGCCGGCAGTGAGCTGATGCTCAAACCCGCCTCTTTTACCTTCCAGACGCCGCTTTATGAAGGTACGCCTGCCGTACCTGTGCGTACGGTGTATGGCGTGGTGGATGATTTTCGCCGTATCTCTGTCTCGGGGGATGAAATTACCTATGCCCTGAGACTGGTGCCGCGTATTGCGCTCATGCAGCATACCGAGCGCTGTGCGGTGTATCTGAACCAGTCTGTGCCGGAAGTGGTGGAGCAAATCCTGCGTTCCCATGGGCTGGAAGGGGCGGATTTTGAATTCCGTCTGTCGCAGGCCTACCCGGTCCGCGAGCTCATTACCCAGTGGCGTGAAACGGACCTGGCCTTTGTTCAGCGTCTGCTGGCCGAAGTCGGTATCTTCTGGCGCTTTGAGATGGATGGCCGCATTGAACAGGATGTGGTGATTTTCCAGGACAGCCAGATGCAGTATCAGTTTGGCGTGAAGCTGCCCATAATTCCACCGTCACGCACCAGTGATAACGGTCAGGAGAGCGTCTGGAACATTCAGCCAAAAGACCATGTGGTCACAGGCTCGGTGGCCACCCGCGATTATAATTACCGTGATGCACTGACTCCGCAGGACAGCTCTGTGACCGTTCGCCGGGAAGGTGGAGCCACCATCGGTGAGGTGTATCACTACGCCGAGCCGTTCCTGAGCGAAGGGGATACCGAAACCCCCGAAGGTGGGGCCTGGTTTGCCCGTCTGCGGCATGAGCGCTACCTCAATGCCCAGCAGATTGTCACGGGACGAGCCAGCAGCCCGGTTCTGACTCCGGGCGAAGTGCTGGAGCCACAGGGCAGCGGTCTTCCCGATTCGCTGAAAGACGGCATCGTCATCACCGGAATTCGTACCTCAGGTGCACGCGATAAGGGCTTTCAGCTACGCTTTACGGGCATTCCGTACAGTGAAACGGTCTGCTATCGCCCGGCATTGCTGAACCGCCCGGTGATGGCCGGCTCCCTGCCTGCCCGGGTGGAAAGCGATGAGAAACATGACACCTACGCGTATCTCGATAATCAGGGGCGCTACCGCGTCCGGCTTGATTTTGACCGCAACAGCACCGAACAGGGGTATGCCTACCTCTGGCTGCGCATGGCGAAACCGTACGCCGGGGATACTTACGGCTTCCACTCCCCGTTGCTTGACGGTACCGAAGTTTCGGTGATGTTCGACGGTGGCGACCCGGACCGTCCGTATATTGCCCACGCGCAGCATGATGCCGAACACCCGGACCACGTCACCCGCGATAATCACACGCGCAACATCTGGCGCACGGCCGGGGACAATAAATTCCGCCTGGAAGACAAGCGTCAGGAAGAGCATTTCAAGCTCGCAACGCCGTTTGGCAAGACGCAACTCAACGGTGGCCACGTCGTGGACAGTGCGCGTGAGCCTCGCGGTACCGGCTTTGAACTGCGAACCGATGAGTATGGCACGCTGCGTGCCGGACGAGGGATGTTCCTGAGCGCCGATGCACAACCGGCGGCGCAGGGAAAAATGCTGGATATGGCACCGGCCATTGAGCGTCTTAACCAGTCGGCGGCAGAAATGAACCGCCTTAATCTTCTCGCACAGCAGGCTCAGGCACTCACCTGTGACCTGGAAAGCCAGAACAGCCTGCTGGAAAACCGTCTCAAAGACCTACAGTCTGCGGCACTGCTGGGTAGTGCGCCGCAGGGCGTTGCTTTCACCTCGGGTGAGCACCTTCAGATGACCAGCAAGCTGAACACCATCCTGAATGCGGGTCAGCATCTGGATATGGGAGCAATGAAGAACATCACGCTGGCTGCCAGTAAGTCTGTCGGGCTGTTTGCTCATCAGTCCGGGGCGAAGATGATTGCTAATCAGGGTGATGTTGAGATCCGCGCTGAAGCGAGTTCGATGGAGATGACATCGGAGCTGCTGTTTACCATCAGCAGTAACAAGGATGAACTGCTCATCAGTGCGCCTAAACTGCGACTTAATGGCGGCGGCTCCAGTATCACGCTGGACAACGGCGGCATTCTGGAAGTAACCCCGGGGGATTACCTGGTCAAATCCGCGCATTACCGCTCACCGATGGCGGGTGGCAGCATGGACATTACGCCGCCCAGGTTTAGCCAGACAAACGCCAGCGTGACGCCGCCCAAAACACGTAATATCCCTTCACGTTAA
- the tssH gene encoding type VI secretion system ATPase TssH, whose protein sequence is MENPAILLRRLNPYCARAMEGAASLCQTRAHAEILPEHWLLKLLEQGEGDLTVLARRYEWDMDAIWQDLLGWLDKQPRSVRHRPQLSDTIQTLLQEAWLIASLNGEEQIRSIHLLMALVEKQKLVRCDGLWPLLTLGQSQLERLRPLLDAQSDERPDVQQEAELVQSHGGEVEFVGRPVGAELKEGELTPALQNALDKFTLDVTAKAKEGRIDPVFGRDTEIRQMVDILSRRRKNNPILVGEPGVGKTALVEGLALRIAEGNVPESLKPVILRTLDLGLLQAGAGVKGEFEQRLKNVIDAVQQSPTPILLFIDEAHTIIGAGNQAGGADAANLLKPALARGELRTIAATTWSEYKQYFERDAALERRFQMVKVDEPDDETACLMLRGLKSRYAEHHNVHITDDAVRAAVTLSRRYLTGRQLPDKAVDLLDTAAARVRMSLDTVPEAIVRLKSRLIALGMETQDLLEDIAAGASSHGERLAVIDTLRTELESELKTQEARLEVERQLVGELIACRQDISRQADIHTLQQQLDFLQQDGVLIRPDVDVRMVANVIADWTGVPLSSLMKDEQTELLTLENEIGKRVVGQDVALTAIARRQRAAKTGLTSENGPQGVFLLIGPSGVGKTETALVLADVLYGGEKSLITINLSEYQEPHTVSQLKGSPPGYVGYGQGGILTEAVRKRPYSVVLLDEVEKAHRDVMNLFYQVFDRGFMRDGEGREIDFRNTVILMTSNLGSDHLMQLLDEQPEATEGDLHELLRPILRDHFQPALLARFQTVIYRPLAEDAMRTIVEMKLSQVSKRLHRHYGLTTHIDESLYDALTAACLLPDTGARNVDSLLNQQILPVLSQQLLTHMAAKQKLHSLTLGWNDKEGIGLEFDATDTREEA, encoded by the coding sequence ATGGAAAACCCGGCAATCCTCCTTCGACGCCTCAACCCTTACTGCGCCCGCGCAATGGAAGGGGCTGCCTCCCTGTGTCAGACCCGCGCCCATGCAGAAATCCTGCCGGAACACTGGCTGCTGAAACTGCTGGAGCAGGGCGAAGGTGACCTGACGGTGTTGGCACGCCGCTACGAGTGGGACATGGACGCCATCTGGCAGGATTTGCTGGGCTGGCTCGATAAACAGCCGCGTTCGGTACGACACCGTCCGCAGCTGTCTGATACCATTCAGACTCTGCTGCAGGAAGCCTGGCTGATTGCTTCTCTTAACGGCGAGGAACAAATTCGCAGCATCCATCTGCTGATGGCGCTGGTTGAGAAACAGAAACTGGTTCGCTGTGATGGGCTGTGGCCGCTGCTGACGCTGGGCCAGAGCCAGCTGGAGCGTCTGCGTCCGCTGCTCGACGCACAGTCGGACGAACGTCCGGACGTGCAGCAGGAAGCAGAGCTGGTGCAGAGCCACGGTGGCGAGGTGGAGTTTGTTGGCCGTCCGGTGGGTGCAGAACTGAAAGAGGGGGAACTGACCCCCGCGCTGCAAAACGCGCTGGATAAATTTACGCTCGACGTCACCGCCAAAGCGAAAGAGGGCAGGATTGACCCGGTCTTTGGTCGTGATACTGAAATCCGCCAGATGGTGGACATTCTCTCGCGCCGTCGCAAGAACAACCCGATTCTGGTGGGTGAACCAGGCGTCGGCAAAACGGCGCTGGTGGAAGGTCTGGCTTTACGTATCGCAGAAGGTAACGTTCCGGAAAGCCTGAAGCCGGTTATTCTGCGTACTCTCGACCTCGGCCTGCTGCAGGCGGGCGCGGGCGTGAAGGGCGAGTTCGAACAGCGCCTGAAAAACGTCATCGATGCTGTACAGCAGTCGCCCACCCCAATTTTGCTGTTTATTGACGAAGCCCACACCATCATCGGCGCGGGTAACCAGGCGGGAGGCGCAGATGCGGCCAACCTGTTGAAACCTGCGCTGGCGCGTGGCGAACTTCGCACTATCGCCGCCACCACATGGTCTGAATACAAACAATATTTTGAGCGCGATGCTGCTCTGGAGCGTCGCTTCCAGATGGTGAAGGTGGACGAGCCGGACGATGAGACGGCGTGCCTGATGCTGCGCGGTCTCAAATCCCGCTATGCCGAACACCATAACGTGCACATCACTGACGATGCGGTCCGTGCTGCGGTCACCCTGTCCCGTCGCTACCTGACCGGTCGCCAGTTGCCGGACAAGGCTGTTGATTTGCTGGATACCGCCGCCGCGCGCGTGCGCATGAGTCTTGATACTGTGCCGGAAGCCATTGTACGCCTGAAATCCCGTCTGATAGCACTTGGAATGGAAACACAGGACTTGCTGGAGGACATTGCCGCAGGAGCATCGTCACACGGTGAACGGCTGGCAGTCATTGACACGTTGCGTACGGAGCTTGAATCGGAGCTGAAAACGCAGGAAGCCCGTCTTGAGGTAGAGCGCCAGCTGGTCGGGGAGCTGATAGCCTGCCGTCAGGACATCAGTCGTCAGGCAGATATTCACACCCTGCAGCAACAGCTGGATTTTCTGCAGCAGGACGGTGTACTTATCCGGCCGGATGTGGATGTCCGTATGGTTGCCAACGTGATTGCCGACTGGACCGGCGTTCCGCTCTCCTCCCTGATGAAAGATGAACAGACCGAACTGCTGACACTCGAAAACGAAATCGGCAAGCGCGTGGTCGGGCAGGACGTGGCGCTGACCGCCATCGCCCGGCGCCAGCGTGCGGCAAAAACGGGTCTCACGTCCGAGAATGGTCCGCAGGGCGTGTTCCTGCTTATTGGCCCGAGTGGCGTCGGTAAGACCGAAACCGCGCTGGTGCTGGCGGATGTGCTGTACGGCGGCGAAAAATCGCTGATTACCATCAACCTGTCCGAGTACCAGGAACCGCACACCGTTTCCCAGTTGAAAGGCTCACCGCCGGGTTACGTTGGCTACGGCCAGGGCGGTATTCTCACCGAAGCCGTGCGCAAGCGCCCGTACAGCGTGGTGCTGCTGGATGAAGTCGAAAAGGCGCACCGCGACGTCATGAACCTGTTCTACCAGGTGTTTGACCGCGGCTTTATGCGTGACGGCGAAGGGCGCGAAATAGACTTTCGCAATACCGTCATCCTCATGACCTCCAACCTCGGCAGCGATCACCTGATGCAACTGCTTGACGAACAGCCGGAGGCCACCGAAGGCGATCTGCATGAACTGCTGCGTCCGATCCTGCGTGATCACTTCCAGCCTGCGCTGCTGGCCCGCTTCCAGACCGTGATTTACCGTCCGCTTGCAGAAGACGCCATGCGCACTATCGTGGAAATGAAGCTGTCGCAGGTCAGCAAGCGCTTACATCGTCACTACGGCCTGACCACGCATATTGACGAAAGTCTGTATGACGCACTGACTGCCGCCTGTCTGCTGCCGGATACTGGAGCACGCAATGTTGACAGCCTGCTCAATCAGCAAATTCTGCCAGTGCTGAGTCAGCAGCTGCTCACTCACATGGCGGCGAAGCAAAAACTACATTCCCTGACGCTCGGCTGGAATGACAAAGAGGGGATTGGGCTGGAATTTGATGCCACAGATACCAGAGAGGAGGCGTGA
- the hcp gene encoding type VI secretion system effector Hcp, with translation MAIPVYLWLKDDGGADIKGSVDVQDRDGSIEVVAQQHDLYIPTDNNTGKLTGTRIHTPFLFTKEIDSSSPYLYKAVTTGQTLKSAEFRWYKINDAGQEVEYFNTKLENVKVVKVNPVMHDIKDPSFEKHNHLEQIELRYEKITWTYKDGNIIHSDSWNERATA, from the coding sequence ATGGCAATTCCTGTTTATCTTTGGCTGAAAGACGACGGCGGCGCGGACATCAAAGGGTCTGTGGACGTTCAGGATCGTGACGGCAGCATCGAGGTGGTTGCACAGCAGCATGATCTGTACATCCCGACCGACAACAACACTGGCAAGCTGACCGGTACCCGTATCCACACCCCGTTCTTGTTCACCAAGGAAATCGACTCGTCCAGCCCGTACCTGTACAAGGCGGTGACCACCGGCCAGACCCTCAAGTCTGCGGAATTCAGGTGGTACAAAATCAATGACGCGGGTCAGGAAGTTGAATACTTCAACACCAAGCTCGAGAACGTGAAAGTGGTGAAAGTGAATCCGGTGATGCACGACATCAAGGATCCTTCTTTCGAGAAGCACAACCACCTCGAGCAGATCGAGCTGCGTTACGAAAAAATCACCTGGACTTACAAAGACGGCAACATCATTCATTCCGACTCCTGGAACGAACGCGCCACCGCGTAA
- a CDS encoding OmpA family protein — protein MRGKTVVRAALPVVLCLAAVLWLVWGFLTWPVAGKAILTLVVLLVAGMLARRRYRQQQPVQLADEVGIFPPDSHTGPVVLVCGDVGDSMFAAGQTRGTAQGWYLRITELSGLTPFAERLLARTPTMAGQLAVMYRCLPDQHEDEALLRASLKALRLQMKQLRDLTGFSVPVVLSAEFSGPETPWIVVRGNTTLVCPENEPAVTLSEWQQFPQTALIQPYLSQATSLLHAVMLDELSKADRLCPALRPFAVTLRLGSVSTSIAALWPQLLFRQTRIAPAGHVTACEPRWHFADAVFPLLAPYTTPLQGGKTGRRVVMILLLCALGAIALSVRHNQSLIRTVSADLQRWQAIPMNHYSPKAQALHALQQDALLLERWQRQGEPYRFGLGLYPGNRLWLAVQQAIDTYVPPPPPLIPKLKPVPKIVRLDSMSLFDSGKAVLKTGSTKMLVNSLVGVKAKPGWLIVVAGHTDNTGNAQLNQTLSQKRAEAVRDWMRDTGDVPESCFAVQGYGASRPIATNDTPEGRALNRRVEISLVPQANACQIPGHTQASSQDDGASQHNGE, from the coding sequence ATGCGTGGAAAAACAGTCGTCCGGGCTGCTCTGCCGGTAGTGCTCTGCCTTGCCGCCGTGTTGTGGCTGGTATGGGGATTCCTGACCTGGCCGGTTGCCGGGAAAGCCATCCTGACTCTGGTGGTCTTGCTGGTTGCGGGCATGCTTGCCCGTCGCCGTTACCGTCAACAGCAACCAGTACAACTGGCTGATGAGGTCGGAATTTTCCCGCCCGACAGTCATACCGGACCGGTGGTGCTGGTCTGCGGGGATGTGGGCGATAGCATGTTCGCAGCAGGGCAGACACGTGGCACGGCGCAGGGGTGGTACCTCCGGATAACGGAACTGTCCGGACTCACGCCTTTTGCTGAGCGTCTGCTGGCCCGTACGCCGACGATGGCAGGCCAGCTCGCCGTAATGTACCGCTGTTTGCCGGACCAGCATGAAGATGAGGCGCTGTTGCGTGCCTCTTTGAAAGCATTGCGCCTGCAGATGAAGCAGTTGCGGGACCTGACCGGCTTTAGCGTGCCGGTGGTCCTGAGTGCCGAATTCAGCGGTCCGGAAACGCCCTGGATAGTGGTACGGGGAAATACGACCCTGGTATGTCCTGAAAACGAACCTGCTGTCACCCTCAGCGAATGGCAGCAGTTCCCGCAGACGGCTCTAATTCAGCCATACCTGTCCCAGGCGACATCGCTGCTTCACGCCGTGATGCTGGATGAACTGAGCAAAGCGGACAGGCTGTGTCCGGCCTTACGACCATTTGCTGTCACCCTGCGTCTCGGGTCGGTATCCACCTCGATAGCCGCGCTATGGCCACAGTTATTGTTCCGCCAGACCCGCATTGCCCCTGCCGGCCATGTCACTGCCTGTGAACCGCGCTGGCATTTTGCCGATGCGGTATTTCCTCTGCTGGCTCCTTATACCACCCCGTTGCAGGGTGGCAAAACCGGGCGTCGGGTGGTGATGATTCTGCTGTTATGCGCCCTGGGTGCCATTGCCCTGTCCGTGCGGCATAACCAGTCGCTTATCCGCACGGTCAGCGCCGACCTTCAGCGCTGGCAGGCAATCCCGATGAACCACTATTCCCCGAAAGCTCAGGCCCTGCATGCCCTGCAGCAGGATGCATTGTTGCTGGAGCGCTGGCAGCGTCAGGGAGAGCCATATCGCTTCGGGCTCGGGCTGTATCCGGGCAACCGTCTGTGGCTGGCCGTGCAGCAGGCCATTGATACGTATGTGCCTCCGCCGCCACCGCTAATACCGAAGCTAAAGCCGGTACCGAAAATTGTCCGTCTCGACAGTATGTCGCTGTTTGACTCCGGCAAAGCGGTGCTGAAAACCGGTTCGACCAAAATGCTGGTCAATTCTCTGGTCGGCGTGAAGGCCAAACCGGGCTGGCTGATTGTGGTCGCGGGCCATACAGACAATACAGGTAACGCACAGCTGAACCAGACGCTGTCACAAAAACGTGCCGAGGCGGTGCGTGACTGGATGCGTGACACCGGTGACGTTCCGGAAAGCTGTTTTGCGGTGCAAGGCTATGGCGCAAGCCGTCCGATCGCGACCAATGACACCCCGGAGGGCCGTGCGCTCAACCGCCGTGTCGAAATCAGTCTGGTACCGCAGGCGAACGCCTGTCAGATACCGGGCCACACCCAGGCGTCATCGCAGGATGATGGCGCATCACAACACAATGGAGAGTAA
- the tssL gene encoding type VI secretion system protein TssL, short form produces MNKVIDIDALMAQTWLTVAQLRHGGLVTDGPALYAACKVQVESVREALERAGLGAESIDHITYAQCALLDETVMNRKPEGQQAANAQAVVSGDSAPDALNMTLDAGQRAWRSAPLQAVYFGSLRAGGALYDRIAEVLRQPSPEPAVLTCYQRVLALGFQGQYSLSGVGQSQRDEVIAALNERVPPLESGTSLVVQKTGRRRYNLLRSVWFWIVLAVILTGVVWLGGHLWLQDLLRQQLPEQP; encoded by the coding sequence ATGAATAAGGTTATCGACATTGATGCCCTGATGGCACAGACCTGGCTTACCGTGGCGCAGTTGCGCCATGGTGGGCTGGTGACGGATGGCCCTGCGCTGTATGCGGCCTGTAAAGTGCAGGTGGAAAGCGTACGCGAGGCGCTGGAGCGCGCGGGGCTGGGTGCTGAAAGTATTGATCACATCACTTATGCCCAGTGCGCCCTGCTGGATGAAACCGTCATGAACCGTAAGCCGGAGGGTCAGCAAGCGGCAAATGCGCAAGCGGTTGTGTCCGGCGACAGTGCACCCGATGCGCTGAATATGACCCTGGATGCCGGGCAACGCGCCTGGCGTTCTGCGCCACTGCAGGCGGTTTACTTCGGATCCCTGAGAGCGGGCGGTGCCTTGTACGATCGTATCGCAGAGGTGCTGCGTCAGCCTTCGCCGGAGCCTGCGGTGCTGACCTGCTACCAGCGGGTGCTGGCGCTGGGGTTTCAGGGGCAATACAGCCTCTCCGGGGTGGGACAGTCTCAGCGCGATGAAGTGATCGCTGCCCTGAATGAGCGCGTGCCACCGCTGGAAAGCGGGACATCACTGGTGGTTCAGAAGACCGGTCGCCGTCGTTATAACCTGCTGCGATCCGTCTGGTTCTGGATTGTGCTGGCGGTGATCCTGACCGGTGTGGTGTGGCTGGGTGGTCATTTGTGGTTGCAGGATCTGCTGCGCCAGCAACTGCCGGAGCAGCCCTGA